A DNA window from Streptomyces roseifaciens contains the following coding sequences:
- the metK gene encoding methionine adenosyltransferase, with the protein MSRRLFTSESVTEGHPDKIADQISDTILDALLKEDPGSRVAVETLLTTGLVHIAGEVTTRAYADIPGLVRKKILDIGYDSSTKGFDGSSCGVSVSIGAQSPDIAQGVDTAYESRVEGDEDELDRQGAGDQGLMFGYACDETPELMPLPIHLAHRLSRRLSEVRKNGTVPYLRPDGKTQVTIEYDGNKAVRLDTVVVSSQHASDVDLDSLLAPDIRKFVVEHVLKELVEDDIKLDTDGYRLLVNPTGRFEIGGPMGDAGLTGRKIIIDTYGGMARHGGGAFSGKDPSKVDRSAAYAMRWVAKNVVAAGLASRCEVQVAYAIGKAEPV; encoded by the coding sequence ATGTCCCGCCGCCTGTTCACTTCGGAGTCCGTGACCGAGGGTCACCCCGACAAGATCGCCGACCAGATCAGCGACACGATCCTCGACGCCCTCCTGAAGGAGGACCCGGGTTCCCGGGTAGCCGTGGAGACGCTCCTCACCACCGGCCTGGTGCACATAGCCGGAGAGGTGACGACCAGGGCCTACGCCGACATCCCCGGCCTGGTCCGCAAGAAGATCCTGGACATCGGCTACGACTCCTCGACGAAGGGTTTCGACGGTTCTTCGTGTGGCGTCTCGGTGTCGATCGGCGCGCAGTCGCCGGACATCGCCCAGGGGGTCGACACGGCCTACGAGTCGCGGGTGGAGGGTGACGAGGACGAGCTCGACCGGCAGGGCGCGGGCGACCAGGGTCTGATGTTCGGCTACGCGTGCGACGAGACGCCCGAGCTGATGCCGCTGCCGATCCACCTGGCGCACCGGCTCTCGCGCCGTCTGTCGGAGGTCCGCAAGAACGGGACCGTTCCCTACCTGCGGCCCGACGGCAAGACCCAGGTCACCATCGAGTACGACGGCAACAAGGCCGTCCGCCTCGACACCGTGGTCGTCTCCTCCCAGCACGCCTCCGACGTCGACCTGGACTCCCTCCTCGCCCCCGACATCCGTAAGTTCGTCGTCGAGCACGTCCTCAAGGAGCTCGTGGAGGACGACATCAAGCTCGACACCGACGGCTACCGGCTGCTGGTCAACCCCACCGGCCGCTTCGAGATCGGCGGCCCCATGGGCGACGCGGGCCTCACCGGCCGGAAGATCATCATCGACACGTACGGCGGCATGGCCCGCCACGGCGGCGGCGCCTTCTCGGGCAAGGACCCGTCCAAGGTCGACCGCTCGGCCGCGTACGCGATGCGCTGGGTCGCCAAGAACGTCGTCGCCGCAGGCCTGGCGTCCCGCTGCGAGGTCCAGGTCGCCTACGCGATCGGCAAGGCCGAGCCCGTCG